In Zonotrichia leucophrys gambelii isolate GWCS_2022_RI chromosome 6, RI_Zleu_2.0, whole genome shotgun sequence, one genomic interval encodes:
- the PPP2R2D gene encoding serine/threonine-protein phosphatase 2A 55 kDa regulatory subunit B delta isoform isoform X2, whose protein sequence is MAVARAGGDSGGSNNEVQWCFLQVKGAIDEDVAEADIISTVEFNYTGDLLATGDKGGRVVIFQREQETKSRPLSRGEYNVYSTFQSHEPEFDYLKSLEIEEKINKIRWLPQQNAAHFLLSTNDKTIKLWKISERDKRAEGYNLKDEDGRLREPCRVTELRVPTLKPMDLMVEASPRRTFANAHTYHINSISVNSDYATYLSADDLRINLWHLEVTNRSFNIVDIKPANMEELTEVITAAEFHPHHCNVFVYSSSKGTIRLCDMRSSALCDQHSKFFEEPEDPSSRSFFSEIISSISDVKFSHSGRYMMTRDYLSVKVWDLNMENRPVETYQVHEYLRSKLCSLYENDCIFDKFECCWNGSDSTIMTGSYNNFFRTFERSAQRDTTLEASRESSKPRAILKPRKVCTSGKRKKDEITVDSLDFNKKILHTAWHPAENIIAVAATNNLYLFQEKVN, encoded by the exons ATGGCAG TGGCGAGAGCTGGAGGCGACAGCGGCGGCAGCAACAACGAGGTGCAGTGGTGCTTCTTGCAGGTGAAGGGGGCGATCGACGAGGACGTGGCGGAAG CTGATATAATTTCAACAGTTGAATTTAATTACACTGGTGATCTTCTTGCAACAGGAGACAAAGGTGGCAGAGTGGTTATATTTCAAAGGGAACAAGAG ACTAAAAGCCGTCCTCTCTCTCGGGGAGAATACAATGTTTACAGTACCTTCCAGAGTCATGAGCCTGAGTTTGACTACTTGAAAAGTCTagaaattgaggaaaaaattaataaaattaggTGGTTACCACAACAGAATGCTGCTCACTTCCTGCTGTCTACAAATG atAAAACTATTAAACTATGGAAAATAAGTGAAAGGGATAAACGAGCCGAAGGTTATAATTTAAAAGATGAAGATGGAAGACTTAGGGAGCCTTGCCGAGTCACAGAACTACGG GTGCCAACGCTGAAGCCCATGGACCTGATGGTGGAGGCCAGCCCGCGCAGGACCTTCGCCAATGCCCACACCTACCACATCAACTCCATCTCTGTCAACAGCGACTACGCCACGTACCTGTCTGCCGACGACCTCCGCATCAACCTCTGGCACCTGGAGGTCACCAACAGGAGCTTTA ACATCGTGGACATCAAGCCAGCCAACATGGAGGAGCTGACGGAGGTGATCACGGCGGCCGAGTTCCACCCGCACCACTGCAACGTGTTTGtgtacagcagcagcaagggcacCATCCGCCTGTGCGACATGCGCTCGTCAGCGCTGTGCGACCAGCACTCCAAGT TTTTTGAGGAACCTGAAGATCCTAGCAGCAGatcatttttttcagaaataatatcCTCGATATCTGATGTGAAATTCAGCCACAGCGGGCGATACATGATGACAAGAGACTACCTGTCAGTCAAGGTGTGGGACCTCAACATGGAGAACAGGCCCGTGGAGACCTACCAG gtgcacGAGTACCTGCGCAGCAAGCTGTGCTCCCTCTACGAGAACGACTGCATCTTCGACAAGTTCGAGTGCTGCTGGAACGGCTCCGACAG TACAATCATGACTGGATCTTACAACAACTTCTTCCGGACGTTTGAGCGGAGCGCGCAGCGGGACACCACGCTGGAGGCGTCCCGGGAGAGCAGCAAGCCTCGTGCCATCCTAAAGCCGCGCAAAGTGTGCACCTCGGGCAAGAGGAAGAAGGACGAAATTACCGTTGACAGTCTGGACTTCAACAAGAAGATTCTGCACACGGCATGGCACCCCGCGGAGAACATCATCGCTGTAGCTGCCACCAATAACTTGTATTTATTCCAGGAGAAGGTTAACTAA
- the BNIP3 gene encoding BCL2/adenovirus E1B 19 kDa protein-interacting protein 3, whose protein sequence is MSRQSPQEENLQGSWVELHFSNGSSSSVSTGSQEQVPASLSIHNGDMEKILLDAQHESGRSSSRESSHCDSPPRSQTPQDSHRALEIESHSSGEKNSFQSEEDFLERRREVERLLRKNADWIWDWSSRPENIPPKEFLFKHPRRTATLSMRNTSVMKKGGIFSAEFLKVFLPSLLLSHLLAIGLGIYIGRRLTTTASSSTF, encoded by the exons GGTCCTGGGTGGAGCTGCACTTcagcaatggcagcagcagctccgtgtccacgggcagccaggagcaggtgCCAGCCTCGCTCTCCATCCACAACGGGGACATGGAGAAGATCCTGCTGGACGCCCAGCACGAGtcgggcaggagcagctccagggagagctcccaCTGTGacag CCCTCCTCGCTCGCAGACCCCCCAGGACAGCCACAGAGCTCTGGAGATAGAGAGCCACAGCAGTGGGGAGAAGAACAGCTTCCAG TCCGAGGAGGAtttcctggagaggaggagggaggtggaGCGGCTGCTGAGGAAGAACGCGGATTGGATCTGGGACTGGTCCAGCCGGCCCGAGAACATCCCGCCCAA GGAGTTCCTCTTCAAGCACCCCCGGCGCACGGCCACGCTCAGCATGAGGAACACCAGTGTCATGAAGAAAGGGGGGATATTCTCTGCAGAGTTCCTGAAGGttttcctcccatccctgctgctctctcacCTGCTGGCCATTGGACTAGG GATTTACATCGGGAGGCGCCTGACCACCAcggcctccagcagcaccttctAG
- the PPP2R2D gene encoding serine/threonine-protein phosphatase 2A 55 kDa regulatory subunit B delta isoform isoform X1, whose product MAVVARAGGDSGGSNNEVQWCFLQVKGAIDEDVAEADIISTVEFNYTGDLLATGDKGGRVVIFQREQETKSRPLSRGEYNVYSTFQSHEPEFDYLKSLEIEEKINKIRWLPQQNAAHFLLSTNDKTIKLWKISERDKRAEGYNLKDEDGRLREPCRVTELRVPTLKPMDLMVEASPRRTFANAHTYHINSISVNSDYATYLSADDLRINLWHLEVTNRSFNIVDIKPANMEELTEVITAAEFHPHHCNVFVYSSSKGTIRLCDMRSSALCDQHSKFFEEPEDPSSRSFFSEIISSISDVKFSHSGRYMMTRDYLSVKVWDLNMENRPVETYQVHEYLRSKLCSLYENDCIFDKFECCWNGSDSTIMTGSYNNFFRTFERSAQRDTTLEASRESSKPRAILKPRKVCTSGKRKKDEITVDSLDFNKKILHTAWHPAENIIAVAATNNLYLFQEKVN is encoded by the exons ATGGCAG TAGTGGCGAGAGCTGGAGGCGACAGCGGCGGCAGCAACAACGAGGTGCAGTGGTGCTTCTTGCAGGTGAAGGGGGCGATCGACGAGGACGTGGCGGAAG CTGATATAATTTCAACAGTTGAATTTAATTACACTGGTGATCTTCTTGCAACAGGAGACAAAGGTGGCAGAGTGGTTATATTTCAAAGGGAACAAGAG ACTAAAAGCCGTCCTCTCTCTCGGGGAGAATACAATGTTTACAGTACCTTCCAGAGTCATGAGCCTGAGTTTGACTACTTGAAAAGTCTagaaattgaggaaaaaattaataaaattaggTGGTTACCACAACAGAATGCTGCTCACTTCCTGCTGTCTACAAATG atAAAACTATTAAACTATGGAAAATAAGTGAAAGGGATAAACGAGCCGAAGGTTATAATTTAAAAGATGAAGATGGAAGACTTAGGGAGCCTTGCCGAGTCACAGAACTACGG GTGCCAACGCTGAAGCCCATGGACCTGATGGTGGAGGCCAGCCCGCGCAGGACCTTCGCCAATGCCCACACCTACCACATCAACTCCATCTCTGTCAACAGCGACTACGCCACGTACCTGTCTGCCGACGACCTCCGCATCAACCTCTGGCACCTGGAGGTCACCAACAGGAGCTTTA ACATCGTGGACATCAAGCCAGCCAACATGGAGGAGCTGACGGAGGTGATCACGGCGGCCGAGTTCCACCCGCACCACTGCAACGTGTTTGtgtacagcagcagcaagggcacCATCCGCCTGTGCGACATGCGCTCGTCAGCGCTGTGCGACCAGCACTCCAAGT TTTTTGAGGAACCTGAAGATCCTAGCAGCAGatcatttttttcagaaataatatcCTCGATATCTGATGTGAAATTCAGCCACAGCGGGCGATACATGATGACAAGAGACTACCTGTCAGTCAAGGTGTGGGACCTCAACATGGAGAACAGGCCCGTGGAGACCTACCAG gtgcacGAGTACCTGCGCAGCAAGCTGTGCTCCCTCTACGAGAACGACTGCATCTTCGACAAGTTCGAGTGCTGCTGGAACGGCTCCGACAG TACAATCATGACTGGATCTTACAACAACTTCTTCCGGACGTTTGAGCGGAGCGCGCAGCGGGACACCACGCTGGAGGCGTCCCGGGAGAGCAGCAAGCCTCGTGCCATCCTAAAGCCGCGCAAAGTGTGCACCTCGGGCAAGAGGAAGAAGGACGAAATTACCGTTGACAGTCTGGACTTCAACAAGAAGATTCTGCACACGGCATGGCACCCCGCGGAGAACATCATCGCTGTAGCTGCCACCAATAACTTGTATTTATTCCAGGAGAAGGTTAACTAA